From the genome of Candidatus Hydrogenedentota bacterium, one region includes:
- a CDS encoding endonuclease III domain-containing protein produces the protein MTINDSLHEIFERMEAHFGPTHWWPGDTPFEIAVGAILTQNTAWSNVEKALTRLKALRWLSPRQIMAAPQESLEMAIRSSGYYRQKTERLKGFCAFLMDNYGGSMARMAKRPTSLLREELLALKGIGPETADDILLYACEKPIFVVDAYTKRIFYRCGFIPEKIRYDALQALIHETFPADTALYKELHALIVMTAKDFCKKMPCCEGCPLALPDHLGKPFPCTRHFTEGDEEAAARRVERDNGRKKP, from the coding sequence ATGACTATAAACGACAGCTTACATGAAATCTTTGAGCGGATGGAAGCACACTTTGGCCCCACCCATTGGTGGCCCGGGGATACACCCTTTGAAATCGCCGTTGGCGCCATACTCACCCAAAACACGGCATGGTCAAACGTAGAGAAGGCGCTGACCCGGCTTAAAGCCTTGCGTTGGCTCAGTCCGCGGCAGATCATGGCGGCGCCGCAAGAATCCTTGGAAATGGCGATCCGTTCGTCGGGCTATTATCGACAAAAAACGGAACGACTCAAAGGCTTCTGTGCTTTTTTAATGGACAATTATGGCGGCTCCATGGCGCGCATGGCAAAGCGTCCGACCTCCCTGTTGCGGGAAGAATTGCTGGCGCTCAAGGGTATCGGACCGGAAACGGCTGACGATATTTTGCTCTATGCCTGCGAAAAGCCTATCTTTGTTGTTGATGCTTATACGAAGCGTATTTTTTATCGATGTGGATTTATCCCGGAAAAAATAAGGTATGACGCCTTGCAAGCTTTGATACATGAGACCTTCCCTGCCGACACTGCTCTTTACAAAGAATTGCATGCCTTGATCGTGATGACGGCGAAGGATTTTTGTAAGAAAATGCCTTGTTGTGAAGGCTGCCCTTTGGCGTTGCCCGATCATTTGGGAAAGCCTTTTCCCTGTACGCGGCATTTTACAGAAGGCGATGAGGAGGCGGCGGCGCGCCGGGTGGAAAGGGATAATGGTCGGAAAAAGCCTTGA
- a CDS encoding Re/Si-specific NAD(P)(+) transhydrogenase subunit alpha, translating to MRFFVPKETALHEKRAAVIPDTVSRLVQLGAEVVVESQVGEASGFPDDSYVNAGASVSTDREALLSQADVVLRVGKPSIEDINLMKKGSLHIGLLEPFTAHDVLDALMAREVDAIAMEMIPRTTLAQKMDVLSSQANLAGYVAVIIATNQLNQVLPMMMTPAGTLKPARVFIIGVGVAGLQAIATARRLGARVEAFDTRPAVEEQVRSLGARFVKIDLGETGQTKDGYAIELTDAQKEQQKEAMAKVIAQSDIVITTAQVFGRKAPLIVTREMIAAMKPGSVVVDLAAETGGNVEGVEPGVEQHIDGVTLIGADNFASRVPRHASQVYGTNLLNLISHFWDEENKTLKLDAEDEIMDAALIIQSGALRNEQIKQARQD from the coding sequence ATGCGATTTTTTGTACCCAAAGAAACTGCGCTCCATGAAAAGCGTGCTGCAGTCATCCCCGATACCGTTTCGCGTCTCGTACAACTGGGCGCGGAAGTGGTGGTTGAAAGCCAAGTGGGCGAAGCCTCAGGCTTTCCCGATGACAGTTATGTCAATGCAGGTGCCTCTGTATCCACAGATCGTGAAGCACTCCTTTCCCAAGCGGATGTGGTGCTGCGCGTCGGTAAACCATCCATTGAAGACATCAACTTGATGAAAAAAGGCAGTCTTCATATCGGCCTGCTGGAGCCTTTCACTGCCCATGATGTATTGGATGCCTTGATGGCCCGTGAAGTCGATGCCATCGCCATGGAAATGATCCCGAGAACGACCCTCGCCCAGAAAATGGACGTGTTGAGTTCCCAAGCGAATCTGGCGGGATATGTAGCGGTGATCATAGCAACGAACCAACTGAATCAAGTACTGCCCATGATGATGACGCCTGCAGGTACACTGAAGCCGGCACGTGTGTTTATCATTGGTGTGGGCGTTGCCGGCCTGCAAGCCATCGCAACGGCACGGCGGCTGGGCGCGCGGGTCGAAGCTTTCGACACACGGCCCGCCGTGGAAGAACAAGTCCGTTCACTGGGCGCGCGCTTTGTTAAAATCGACTTAGGGGAAACGGGGCAAACAAAAGACGGTTACGCCATTGAATTGACTGATGCCCAAAAAGAACAACAAAAAGAGGCCATGGCAAAAGTCATCGCCCAATCGGACATTGTGATCACGACGGCGCAGGTTTTCGGACGAAAAGCGCCGCTTATCGTCACCCGTGAGATGATCGCCGCCATGAAGCCGGGCAGTGTCGTTGTTGATCTTGCTGCGGAAACAGGCGGTAATGTGGAAGGTGTAGAGCCGGGCGTGGAACAGCATATTGACGGCGTCACCCTCATCGGAGCCGACAATTTCGCCAGCCGCGTTCCCCGCCACGCCAGCCAAGTGTATGGAACGAATTTATTGAATCTCATTTCCCATTTTTGGGACGAAGAAAATAAAACGCTGAAACTTGATGCGGAAGATGAAATTATGGATGCTGCCCTGATTATTCAATCAGGGGCACTGCGTAACGAACAAATCAAACAAGCAAGGCAAGACTGA
- a CDS encoding NAD(P) transhydrogenase subunit alpha — protein MEMLLLLFTFVLAIFLGFELISKVPSQLHTPLMSGSNAISGISIVGALMAAGLAEDSKLGIALGLIAVICASINVFGGYLVTHRMLSMFKTKGGDR, from the coding sequence ATGGAAATGTTGTTATTGCTCTTTACTTTTGTGCTCGCCATTTTTTTGGGCTTCGAACTGATCAGCAAGGTGCCCTCTCAACTGCATACGCCTCTGATGTCCGGATCCAACGCCATCTCGGGGATCAGCATCGTCGGCGCGCTCATGGCAGCGGGACTTGCTGAAGATTCCAAATTGGGTATCGCACTGGGACTGATCGCCGTGATCTGTGCGAGTATCAACGTCTTCGGCGGCTACCTCGTCACCCATCGTATGCTCAGCATGTTTAAAACAAAAGGAGGAGACCGCTAG
- a CDS encoding NAD(P)(+) transhydrogenase (Re/Si-specific) subunit beta: protein MNTIIVLAYIVSSILFIFGLKMLSKATTAARGNQISAVGMLIAIVATLLYNGMDYKWIVLGMVIGGGIGTIAAIRVPMTSMPEFVALFNGTGGLASMLVGWVEYNKALGTSNIHELVPMIAIYLAILIGGVTFTGSMIAYAKLAERIDGKPFLYRGQQVVNALVLIVLVAAGVFYIAFPETVATLPAFYLALVLSLMLGVLVTIPIGGADMPVVISLLNSYSGLAACAAGFVISNTVLIVAGSLVGASGIILTNIMCKAMNRSLGHVLFSGFGAAGGTSASAQAEAGEGKAITAEDAYYVLEAASSVVFVPGYGMAVAQAQHAVRELGELLESNGAEVKYAVHPVAGRMPGHMNVLLAEANVPYEQLVEMDDINPTIENVDVCVVIGANDVVNPAAREDESSPIYGMPIINVDLARSCFVLKRSMRSGFAGVENPLFFKENTRMLFGDAKASLVALIDQFKGS from the coding sequence GTGAATACAATCATCGTTCTCGCCTATATCGTTTCATCAATCCTGTTCATCTTCGGCTTGAAGATGCTGAGCAAAGCAACCACCGCTGCGCGAGGCAATCAAATATCAGCCGTGGGCATGTTAATCGCTATCGTTGCCACCCTCCTTTACAACGGCATGGACTACAAATGGATTGTCTTGGGTATGGTCATCGGCGGCGGTATCGGAACCATTGCCGCCATCCGTGTGCCCATGACCTCCATGCCCGAATTCGTGGCGCTGTTCAATGGAACCGGCGGACTTGCCAGTATGTTGGTGGGCTGGGTCGAATACAATAAAGCCTTGGGCACCTCCAACATCCATGAACTTGTGCCCATGATCGCCATTTATCTTGCCATACTCATTGGCGGCGTCACCTTTACCGGCAGTATGATCGCGTACGCGAAGCTCGCCGAGCGCATCGACGGGAAACCGTTCCTATACCGAGGACAACAAGTAGTCAACGCCCTCGTTCTCATCGTATTGGTGGCGGCAGGCGTCTTTTACATCGCGTTTCCGGAAACCGTGGCTACCCTCCCCGCCTTTTACCTTGCTTTAGTACTCTCCTTAATGCTGGGCGTCCTCGTCACCATCCCCATTGGCGGCGCCGATATGCCTGTAGTCATTTCTTTATTAAATAGTTATTCGGGCTTGGCAGCCTGTGCAGCAGGCTTCGTCATTTCCAATACGGTGCTCATCGTTGCCGGATCGCTTGTCGGCGCCAGCGGTATCATTCTCACCAATATCATGTGTAAAGCCATGAACCGCTCCCTCGGCCATGTCCTTTTCAGCGGTTTCGGTGCTGCCGGCGGCACAAGCGCATCAGCACAAGCCGAAGCGGGCGAGGGCAAAGCCATCACCGCCGAAGATGCCTATTACGTATTGGAAGCCGCGTCCTCCGTCGTCTTTGTACCCGGATACGGGATGGCAGTCGCCCAAGCGCAGCACGCTGTCCGCGAACTGGGTGAATTGCTAGAAAGCAACGGCGCCGAAGTCAAGTATGCCGTGCATCCTGTCGCGGGACGTATGCCCGGCCATATGAATGTCCTGCTGGCGGAAGCCAATGTGCCCTATGAACAGCTGGTCGAAATGGATGATATTAATCCGACTATCGAAAATGTCGATGTGTGCGTGGTTATTGGCGCCAATGACGTGGTGAATCCTGCCGCACGAGAAGACGAGAGCAGCCCCATTTACGGAATGCCCATTATCAATGTTGATTTGGCACGTTCCTGTTTTGTGCTCAAACGCTCCATGCGTTCCGGCTTCGCAGGCGTGGAAAATCCCCTCTTCTTCAAGGAAAATACGCGCATGCTCTTCGGCGATGCCAAAGCGAGCCTTGTCGCGCTCATCGACCAATTTAAAGGCAGCTAA
- a CDS encoding flavodoxin family protein has translation MHAVAINGSARLNGNTSTLLRVCLDVLEVAGISGELIQLAENPIRPCKACGTCFVMKNNECITKKDAFHEVYEKMRQADILLLGSPVYFGSATADLMALLDRAGYVGRANGNVFSRKIGGPIVVARRAGQNFTLAQLLFWFMIMDMVVPGSSYWNVGFGRLQGEVSEDTESVETVRHFAENLVWLAGKLRG, from the coding sequence ATGCATGCAGTAGCGATCAATGGAAGTGCGCGGCTAAACGGCAATACAAGCACTTTGTTGCGTGTTTGTTTGGATGTTTTGGAAGTGGCGGGGATCAGCGGCGAGCTGATCCAACTGGCGGAAAATCCGATTCGTCCCTGTAAAGCCTGCGGCACCTGCTTTGTCATGAAGAACAACGAATGTATTACGAAAAAAGACGCTTTTCATGAAGTCTATGAGAAGATGCGTCAGGCAGATATCTTGTTGTTGGGTTCGCCCGTCTACTTTGGCTCCGCCACGGCCGACCTCATGGCGCTTTTGGATCGTGCAGGCTATGTGGGCCGCGCCAATGGCAACGTATTTTCTCGTAAAATCGGCGGGCCCATTGTGGTGGCTCGGCGCGCCGGTCAGAATTTTACCTTGGCACAACTCTTGTTCTGGTTCATGATTATGGACATGGTCGTGCCCGGCAGTTCTTATTGGAACGTTGGTTTTGGCAGGCTGCAAGGCGAAGTATCAGAAGACACGGAAAGCGTGGAGACAGTCCGCCATTTCGCTGAAAACTTGGTGTGGCTTGCCGGTAAACTGCGCGGCTAA
- a CDS encoding dihydropteroate synthase, translated as MTHEFLRTIHSAPLCIDGATGTMIQQLDLGDDFYGGAAFRMLGDLLCFSCPEAVIDIHLAFLRAGAQAVETNSFGSSPLRLAEYDFSTLDGARFAGNPYGLELRGSDTNSLAYHLSRRAAELAQQAIAQFRQEPGCEDRPLFVLGSMGPSNHVISATTANLRRSSFDHIADNFYRQALGLIDGGADVLLFETQQDILELKAGIFGARRALAERKKQLPIIGQVTVDRFGRMQLFNTDIHAALVTVQGVGLDVFGMNCSIGPDLMEKTVERLCAVASVPVSVIPNAGLPHSEEGKTVFKFPPEAFAEYQGRFVGEFGARVVGGCCGTTPEHIACTVEVLKSIRPKKTTPPTMVYVSGPQEAVPLDSSENLIRFGERLNLRGSKKVRDAVENDTGIDHDILDTVVRGQVQELGCQIIDVCMDSNQVDTVSTLCKVVQSQTIDFSGAMCLDSFQADALTEAVKVYPGRPILNSISLEEVSPGVPKMDVVIEATQGHDPVFVGLCTGTKGPAATAQDKAALAGDLLARALERYGIGPERIFIDVNVFPVGSESDAAMNFAVETLEGIRLVKTQHPKVKTILGVGNLTNGLAAKPYMRIVLTSVFLDEARKRGLDAAIINPNHYLFVEDLDPEHYQLALRIILEHDMDAFDQLETIAEAKRGGPQKVAVRYDTLDTDTAITEKIKDGHKDRVPGSFTFRGHEYSYEDRIVEQTRDALERWEPLDFVNQRLMAAMQELGDGFAKGEVSLPHLLRSADVMRQVMGFIEQYLSNQSGLSASEEIQYKGVVVLGTVYQDVHSIGKDLARTLLENYGYKVIDLGVMTPLQAYIDAAVTHKADAIGMSALLVQTSNHMITVSRMMEEQGLDLPLIIGGAPVSDRHAAYVALAGRSDPEEMRGNVFFCRTAMDGVNMMNLIKSSTGLAAVYEDNRRKLARKYTQAQRRLEIEAKLLATLPRREISYEGLDRSGITGFRSRVYRIPLPELAPQLDRHTLFSLNWRFGGVRGKDPMKTEKEDLESMLQRWVRDAHEQGWLKPQGVMGLFPCYSEGEHVILLDPEDLDRELVRLHFSTVIGAGNEDLVSGAQYFMPRQAESYDMIGLQLSTAGPQVEAQVERFKSKDDFESALFLQGLSDRIAEDMADFLHKTLRETVGVPADCGQRWSPGYPGMKDISQNILIFEALNANAALGVEVTETGEFRPTGTTAAAVSFHKEARYT; from the coding sequence ATGACACACGAATTTTTGCGTACGATCCACAGCGCGCCCTTATGTATTGACGGCGCCACAGGAACCATGATCCAACAACTGGATTTAGGCGATGATTTTTATGGCGGCGCCGCGTTCCGAATGCTGGGTGATCTCCTATGCTTTTCATGCCCGGAAGCGGTGATCGATATTCATCTTGCCTTTTTACGGGCCGGCGCGCAGGCAGTCGAAACCAACAGTTTCGGATCCTCGCCCTTGCGCTTGGCGGAATATGATTTCTCGACTTTGGACGGGGCGCGTTTTGCCGGCAATCCTTATGGATTGGAGCTGCGCGGCAGTGATACCAATAGCCTTGCCTATCATCTGAGCCGCCGCGCTGCGGAGTTGGCGCAGCAGGCGATTGCCCAATTTCGACAAGAGCCCGGTTGTGAGGACCGCCCGCTCTTTGTGCTCGGCTCTATGGGGCCGTCGAACCACGTCATTTCCGCCACGACTGCCAACTTGCGGCGCAGCAGTTTTGACCATATTGCCGATAATTTCTATCGGCAGGCGCTGGGGCTTATTGATGGCGGCGCCGATGTATTGTTGTTTGAAACGCAACAGGATATTTTGGAATTGAAGGCGGGTATTTTCGGGGCGCGCCGTGCCTTGGCGGAACGGAAAAAACAGCTGCCCATTATCGGGCAGGTGACCGTGGACCGTTTCGGCAGGATGCAACTCTTCAATACCGATATTCATGCGGCACTCGTTACGGTGCAAGGGGTAGGACTGGATGTTTTCGGTATGAACTGTTCCATCGGCCCCGATTTAATGGAGAAAACGGTTGAACGCCTTTGTGCGGTCGCTTCGGTGCCCGTATCGGTCATTCCCAACGCGGGACTGCCCCATTCGGAAGAAGGGAAAACAGTATTTAAATTTCCGCCCGAAGCTTTTGCGGAATATCAAGGCCGGTTTGTTGGAGAATTTGGCGCCCGTGTTGTGGGCGGTTGCTGCGGCACCACGCCCGAACATATTGCCTGTACGGTGGAAGTATTAAAATCAATTAGGCCTAAAAAAACAACACCGCCCACCATGGTCTATGTTTCGGGGCCCCAAGAAGCGGTGCCTCTGGACAGTAGCGAAAATCTTATTCGTTTTGGTGAACGTCTTAATCTGCGGGGTTCTAAAAAAGTACGGGATGCCGTGGAAAATGATACGGGTATCGATCACGATATCTTAGATACGGTCGTTCGCGGACAGGTGCAAGAATTAGGCTGTCAGATTATCGATGTGTGTATGGACTCGAATCAGGTCGATACGGTATCGACCTTGTGCAAGGTAGTACAGAGTCAAACCATAGATTTTTCCGGAGCCATGTGTCTGGATTCCTTCCAAGCAGATGCGCTTACCGAGGCGGTCAAGGTCTATCCGGGCCGGCCTATTCTCAATTCCATTTCACTGGAGGAAGTGTCGCCGGGCGTCCCGAAAATGGATGTGGTTATAGAAGCGACGCAAGGACATGATCCTGTATTTGTCGGCTTGTGTACCGGAACCAAAGGTCCTGCGGCAACGGCTCAAGATAAAGCCGCGCTGGCAGGCGATCTCTTGGCGCGCGCCCTTGAACGCTATGGCATTGGGCCGGAGCGTATCTTCATTGATGTTAACGTTTTTCCGGTGGGCTCGGAAAGTGACGCTGCCATGAATTTTGCGGTGGAAACCCTTGAAGGGATCCGTCTGGTCAAGACGCAGCATCCGAAGGTGAAAACTATCTTAGGCGTTGGAAACTTGACCAACGGCCTTGCAGCGAAGCCCTATATGCGTATTGTGTTGACTTCGGTGTTTTTGGATGAGGCGCGCAAACGCGGACTTGATGCCGCCATTATCAATCCCAACCATTATTTGTTTGTGGAGGACTTGGATCCGGAACACTATCAACTTGCCTTGCGTATCATCCTTGAACACGATATGGACGCCTTTGACCAGCTGGAAACCATTGCGGAAGCGAAGCGCGGCGGCCCGCAAAAAGTCGCCGTTCGATATGATACCTTGGATACGGATACGGCGATTACAGAAAAGATCAAGGATGGTCATAAAGACCGGGTGCCCGGCAGCTTTACCTTCCGCGGTCATGAGTACAGCTATGAAGATCGGATTGTGGAGCAGACCCGTGACGCCTTGGAGCGTTGGGAGCCCCTCGATTTTGTGAATCAACGGTTGATGGCTGCCATGCAGGAGTTGGGTGACGGTTTCGCGAAAGGGGAAGTATCCTTACCCCATCTGCTCCGTTCCGCCGATGTGATGCGTCAAGTCATGGGTTTCATTGAGCAGTATTTATCGAACCAAAGCGGCCTCTCAGCGTCAGAAGAAATTCAGTATAAAGGGGTTGTCGTTTTAGGCACGGTCTACCAAGATGTGCACTCCATTGGAAAAGATCTCGCCCGTACCTTGTTGGAAAATTACGGCTATAAAGTGATTGATCTCGGCGTGATGACCCCCTTGCAGGCTTATATTGACGCGGCGGTAACCCATAAAGCAGACGCTATCGGTATGTCTGCCTTGTTGGTGCAAACGTCGAACCACATGATTACCGTGTCGCGCATGATGGAAGAGCAAGGCCTTGACTTACCGCTGATTATTGGCGGCGCGCCCGTGAGCGATCGACACGCGGCCTATGTGGCACTGGCAGGGCGCAGCGATCCCGAAGAGATGCGGGGCAACGTGTTCTTCTGTCGCACTGCCATGGACGGCGTTAACATGATGAACCTGATTAAAAGCAGTACCGGGCTTGCTGCCGTCTATGAGGATAACCGCCGCAAATTGGCGCGTAAATATACGCAAGCCCAGCGCCGCTTGGAGATTGAAGCCAAATTATTGGCAACCTTGCCGCGTCGAGAAATCAGCTACGAAGGCTTGGATCGTTCGGGTATTACGGGTTTCCGATCCCGTGTGTATCGGATTCCTCTGCCTGAATTGGCGCCGCAATTGGATCGCCACACGCTCTTTTCGCTGAACTGGAGATTCGGCGGTGTCCGCGGTAAAGATCCTATGAAGACCGAGAAAGAAGATCTTGAAAGCATGTTGCAGCGCTGGGTTCGCGATGCCCATGAACAGGGCTGGCTGAAGCCGCAGGGCGTCATGGGCTTGTTCCCTTGTTACAGTGAAGGGGAGCATGTGATCCTGCTTGATCCTGAGGATTTGGATCGGGAACTGGTGCGCCTTCATTTCAGCACGGTAATTGGCGCAGGCAACGAAGATTTGGTTTCGGGAGCGCAATATTTTATGCCCCGGCAAGCCGAAAGCTATGATATGATAGGGTTACAGTTGAGTACTGCCGGTCCGCAGGTTGAGGCTCAAGTGGAGCGCTTTAAGAGCAAGGACGATTTTGAGTCTGCCCTTTTCCTACAGGGATTGAGCGACCGTATTGCCGAAGACATGGCCGATTTCCTGCACAAGACACTGCGTGAGACGGTCGGTGTTCCGGCCGATTGCGGGCAACGCTGGTCGCCGGGCTATCCGGGTATGAAAGACATTTCGCAAAATATCCTGATATTTGAAGCGCTCAATGCTAACGCCGCCCTCGGTGTAGAGGTTACTGAAACGGGCGAATTCCGGCCGACGGGCACAACGGCAGCGGCAGTTTCATTTCATAAAGAGGCCCGATACACCTAG
- a CDS encoding PLP-dependent transferase gives MTNSKKSAPRKTPGCGISTVSVHAGEERFRYADSVTTPIVQTSTYAFKDSQHIEAYTRHGQAHFEYGRYGNPTEKVAEDRLAAICRAEDCVIFSSGMSAITTTILALVSSGDHIVITDDAYKRTLEFCSSYLQRFGVDCTIVAFGDYARLEESIRPNTRFIVSESPTNPYLNIFDLERLRDLGKRYNLLTMIDATFSTPYNQCPFDYGIDIVLHSATKYLAGHNDILAGAVLGKKELIDEIRALHKAIGGVIDPHCCYLLLRGMKTFALRMEKHNQTGLEVARFLEAHPQVKRVYYPGLESHPHYETAKAQMSGFGGVISFDIKGSLKDAKAFLDRLQLCYIAPSLGGVETLITHPAMVSYYNLKRKERYALGITDTLLRLAVGIEDSSDIIADLDRALLAK, from the coding sequence ATGACAAACTCCAAGAAATCTGCTCCGAGAAAAACGCCGGGTTGCGGCATTTCAACAGTCTCCGTCCATGCCGGTGAAGAACGATTCCGTTACGCCGATTCTGTGACAACACCCATTGTGCAGACCTCTACCTATGCCTTCAAGGATAGTCAGCATATTGAAGCCTATACACGCCACGGTCAGGCGCACTTCGAATATGGCCGTTACGGCAATCCCACGGAAAAAGTGGCGGAAGATCGGCTTGCAGCCATCTGCCGTGCCGAAGATTGTGTCATATTCAGTTCGGGGATGAGCGCGATAACGACGACGATTCTGGCGTTGGTCAGCAGCGGTGATCATATTGTCATTACCGATGATGCCTATAAGCGGACCCTTGAATTTTGCAGTTCCTATCTGCAGCGCTTCGGTGTGGATTGTACCATCGTAGCTTTCGGCGATTATGCACGTCTTGAAGAATCCATTCGCCCCAACACACGGTTTATTGTGAGCGAAAGCCCGACCAATCCTTATCTGAATATCTTTGATCTGGAACGGCTCCGTGATTTGGGGAAACGCTATAATCTGTTGACCATGATCGATGCCACTTTCAGTACCCCTTATAATCAGTGCCCCTTCGATTACGGCATTGATATTGTGCTGCACAGCGCCACGAAATATTTGGCAGGACACAACGATATCCTCGCCGGGGCGGTCTTGGGTAAAAAAGAGCTTATTGATGAGATCCGCGCGCTGCACAAGGCGATTGGCGGCGTCATTGATCCGCACTGTTGTTATCTGTTGCTGCGCGGTATGAAGACTTTTGCGCTGCGCATGGAAAAACACAATCAGACGGGTTTGGAAGTGGCGCGCTTTCTTGAAGCCCATCCGCAAGTGAAACGCGTTTACTATCCCGGCTTGGAAAGTCATCCTCACTATGAAACGGCTAAGGCGCAGATGAGCGGATTCGGCGGTGTCATTTCCTTTGACATCAAAGGGTCGCTTAAAGATGCAAAGGCTTTCCTTGACCGCTTGCAATTGTGTTATATCGCGCCCAGCCTGGGCGGTGTGGAGACGCTGATCACCCATCCTGCCATGGTGAGTTATTATAATCTCAAGCGCAAGGAACGCTATGCGCTCGGTATTACCGATACGCTGTTGCGGCTGGCAGTGGGGATTGAGGACAGCAGCGACATTATCGCTGATTTGGATCGCGCCTTGCTTGCGAAATGA